In one Pseudodesulfovibrio tunisiensis genomic region, the following are encoded:
- a CDS encoding ROK family transcriptional regulator, translating into MPTQIQLPASFRTTGTNLVQAKSHNHRVVLEVVRTRGPLSRADIARITLLSRQTIQNIVAELEEDGLVTLEPNEKTGRKRGHPGVGVNFRADGGFALGIHLDQFSLVAVLTNLSGEILWEETCDVIYPDPETAAGILKDILAKLERERPEQAERLVGIGLALPGPFNVAGVSSLGPTALPRWAEPEVPQWLSDTLGLPVIVENDASAASVGEHQFGTGHELDSYAYIYFGLGLGAGLHLNGSLYAGGGHNAGEIGHMIVDPDGRECPCGNRGCLERYVSLQAIYDAIGMDNPNRESIKVVERLFREEDPRIMAWLDSAIPRLRLAINILESVLDTDAIMIGGRLPRSVLEVIISRLEPLHATVTTSDSSLGSRVMLGACGPNSTALGAAALAVFSQLSPQVDMLLKC; encoded by the coding sequence ATGCCAACCCAAATTCAGCTTCCCGCATCCTTCAGGACCACGGGCACCAATCTGGTGCAGGCCAAGAGCCACAATCACCGTGTGGTGCTCGAGGTCGTGCGTACCCGAGGACCGCTTTCCCGCGCCGATATCGCCCGCATCACCCTGCTGTCGCGCCAGACCATCCAGAACATCGTTGCGGAGCTGGAAGAGGACGGACTTGTCACGCTCGAACCCAACGAGAAGACCGGGCGCAAGCGCGGGCATCCCGGGGTGGGCGTGAATTTCCGTGCGGACGGCGGGTTTGCGCTGGGCATTCATCTCGACCAGTTTTCCCTTGTGGCCGTGCTCACCAACCTGAGCGGGGAAATCCTGTGGGAGGAAACCTGCGACGTGATCTATCCCGATCCGGAGACCGCTGCGGGCATTCTCAAGGACATTCTGGCGAAACTGGAACGGGAGCGGCCGGAACAGGCCGAACGGCTCGTGGGCATCGGACTGGCGCTGCCCGGCCCGTTCAATGTGGCGGGCGTGTCCTCGCTCGGGCCCACGGCCCTGCCGCGCTGGGCCGAACCCGAAGTGCCCCAGTGGCTCAGCGATACCCTCGGCCTGCCCGTGATCGTGGAAAACGATGCCTCTGCCGCGTCCGTGGGCGAGCATCAGTTCGGGACAGGGCATGAACTGGACAGCTACGCCTACATCTATTTCGGTCTCGGTCTTGGTGCCGGGCTGCATCTCAACGGCAGCCTCTATGCTGGCGGCGGACACAATGCCGGGGAAATCGGGCACATGATCGTGGACCCGGACGGCCGGGAATGCCCGTGCGGCAACAGGGGATGTCTGGAGCGCTATGTTTCGCTGCAGGCCATCTACGACGCCATCGGCATGGACAATCCCAACCGGGAATCCATCAAGGTCGTGGAGCGGCTCTTTCGGGAAGAGGACCCGCGCATCATGGCATGGCTCGATTCGGCCATCCCCCGGCTCAGACTGGCCATCAACATTCTGGAATCCGTGCTCGATACCGATGCCATCATGATCGGCGGACGGCTGCCCCGGAGTGTGCTGGAAGTCATCATTTCCCGGCTTGAACCGCTGCATGCCACCGTGACCACCAGCGACAGTTCTCTCGGCTCGCGTGTCATGCTCGGTGCGTGCGGCCCCAATTCCACGGCTCTGGGGGCGGCGGCTCTGGCCGTTTTTTCCCAGCTGAGTCCTCAGGTGGATATGCTGCTCAAATGCTAG
- a CDS encoding extracellular solute-binding protein, with protein MKLRTFLTALAATTLFLAMAVTAHAETTLNALFMSQAAYSEADVKAMTADFEAANPGLKVNLEFVPYEALHDKIIAAKGAGDRGYDVVLFDVVWPAEFAKRGFLVDVTDRISKEVEQQVFDGAWTTVSCNGQRYGMPWILDTKYMFYNKDMLRKAGFSNPPKTWKELAEQATAIKAKGIVEYPIVWSWSQSEAMICDYTTLVAAYGGKFFENGKPAFNKGGALDAVTYMAASLKDGLTNPSSREYLEEDVRRVFSNGEAAFAMNWTYMYNLANDPKESRVAGNVDVMPCPGVDGISTASGVNGSMGLGITSNSVHQDEAWKFITFLTSQPVQNRYARLSLPIWKSSYSDPEVVKGQEALVKAASQGIAVMTPRPLVPSYTELSNILQRYIHEALLGEATPADAMDKAAKRAARLR; from the coding sequence ATGAAACTGAGGACTTTCTTGACCGCACTCGCGGCGACGACCCTTTTTCTGGCCATGGCCGTCACCGCTCATGCGGAGACCACGCTCAACGCGCTGTTCATGAGCCAGGCCGCCTACAGCGAGGCCGACGTCAAGGCCATGACCGCGGACTTCGAAGCCGCCAATCCCGGCCTCAAGGTCAATCTGGAATTCGTTCCGTACGAGGCCCTGCACGACAAGATCATCGCTGCCAAGGGCGCGGGAGACCGCGGCTACGACGTGGTTCTCTTCGACGTGGTCTGGCCTGCGGAATTCGCCAAGCGCGGCTTTCTGGTGGACGTGACCGACCGCATTTCCAAGGAAGTGGAACAGCAGGTCTTCGACGGCGCCTGGACCACTGTCAGCTGCAACGGGCAGCGCTACGGCATGCCCTGGATTCTGGACACCAAGTACATGTTCTACAACAAGGACATGCTCAGGAAGGCCGGATTCAGCAATCCCCCCAAAACCTGGAAGGAACTGGCCGAACAGGCGACCGCCATCAAGGCCAAGGGCATCGTGGAATACCCCATCGTGTGGAGCTGGTCCCAGTCCGAAGCCATGATCTGCGACTACACCACGCTGGTGGCTGCCTACGGCGGCAAGTTCTTCGAGAACGGCAAGCCCGCCTTCAACAAGGGTGGCGCTCTGGACGCAGTGACCTACATGGCCGCCTCCCTCAAGGACGGCCTGACCAACCCCAGTTCCCGCGAATACCTCGAAGAGGACGTGCGCCGCGTGTTCTCCAACGGCGAAGCCGCCTTTGCCATGAACTGGACCTACATGTACAATCTGGCCAACGATCCCAAGGAAAGCAGGGTCGCGGGCAATGTGGACGTCATGCCCTGCCCGGGCGTGGACGGCATTTCCACGGCTTCCGGCGTGAACGGCTCCATGGGTCTTGGCATCACCAGCAACAGCGTTCATCAGGACGAGGCATGGAAGTTCATCACCTTCCTGACCAGCCAGCCCGTGCAGAACAGGTACGCACGCCTGAGCCTGCCCATCTGGAAGTCCTCCTATTCCGACCCGGAAGTGGTCAAGGGACAGGAAGCGCTGGTCAAGGCGGCCAGTCAGGGCATCGCGGTCATGACCCCGCGCCCGCTGGTACCGTCCTACACCGAGCTGTCCAACATCCTGCAGCGCTACATTCATGAAGCCCTGCTCGGAGAGGCGACTCCTGCCGACGCAATGGACAAGGCCGCCAAACGGGCCGCCCGACTGAGATAA
- a CDS encoding carbohydrate ABC transporter permease yields MIMESWRRKREVWVLLAPALAILAVVTFTPLLRTLWLSFTNAEITALDQAVEWVGFENYIWALTDPDFRDALWRTLYFTIMSVGLETVFGVAVAMLLNVEFKGRALVRTLIILPWAVPTIVNAMMWRLIFHPDYGSFNAALTQLGITESYRSWLGDPGIAMNMVILADVWKNYPLIAFVVLAALQTIPRELFDAARVEGAGAWHQFRSIIMPGIIGPLLVIVILRTIEAFRVFDIVYAMTRGGPADSTKTASFFVYQEYFAYLRSGSGASYAVLVAVISALMIAVYFNMIRRQNQGGY; encoded by the coding sequence ATGATCATGGAAAGCTGGCGTCGAAAGCGCGAGGTATGGGTGCTTTTGGCGCCAGCTCTTGCCATCCTTGCGGTGGTGACCTTCACCCCGCTGCTCCGTACCCTCTGGCTGAGTTTCACCAATGCGGAAATCACGGCCCTTGATCAGGCCGTGGAATGGGTCGGGTTCGAGAACTACATCTGGGCCCTGACCGATCCGGACTTCCGCGACGCCCTGTGGCGCACCCTGTATTTCACCATCATGTCCGTGGGACTGGAAACCGTGTTCGGCGTGGCCGTGGCCATGCTCCTGAACGTGGAATTCAAGGGCCGGGCTCTGGTCCGCACCCTGATCATCCTGCCATGGGCCGTGCCCACCATCGTCAACGCCATGATGTGGCGGCTGATCTTCCACCCGGACTACGGCAGCTTCAACGCGGCCCTGACCCAGCTCGGCATCACGGAAAGCTACCGCTCGTGGCTGGGCGACCCGGGAATCGCCATGAACATGGTCATCCTTGCGGACGTGTGGAAGAACTATCCGCTCATCGCCTTCGTGGTGCTGGCCGCGCTTCAGACCATCCCCCGCGAGCTGTTCGACGCGGCGCGCGTGGAGGGAGCCGGGGCATGGCACCAGTTCCGCAGCATCATCATGCCCGGAATCATCGGTCCCCTGCTGGTCATCGTGATTCTGCGGACCATCGAGGCCTTCCGCGTGTTCGACATCGTGTACGCCATGACCCGCGGCGGCCCGGCGGATTCCACGAAAACCGCGAGTTTCTTCGTGTATCAGGAATATTTCGCCTACCTGCGCTCGGGCAGCGGCGCGTCCTACGCCGTGCTCGTGGCCGTGATCAGCGCGCTCATGATCGCCGTGTACTTCAACATGATCCGCAGACAGAATCAGGGGGGATACTGA
- a CDS encoding carbohydrate ABC transporter permease — protein MHRSFLHTCCLYAAVLLIAVVTLAPLAWLVIMSVMSPRELLAVPLNWLPEHWDWSRYAQLLGMNGDIADNLFLHALRNSLIAASGSAFIALLTGIPAAYAFSRRNGPRAILFLMLATFMMPPITYILPLYTMFSGLGMLNSPFTLIAVYCTMVLPFATWLMKSNLDVLPVEVEHAAVVEGAGTLRTLWSVVLPMAKPALVATAMLSFLLAWDEFFYSLILNSDLRGKTLPVAIADFAAGRVTDYGLIAAVGVLASLPPTLLAVFFQKHLVHGLAAGGVKG, from the coding sequence ATGCACAGAAGCTTCCTGCATACCTGCTGTCTCTATGCGGCCGTGCTGCTCATCGCCGTGGTCACGCTGGCCCCGCTTGCATGGCTGGTCATCATGAGCGTGATGAGCCCCCGGGAACTGCTCGCCGTGCCCCTGAACTGGCTGCCCGAGCACTGGGACTGGTCCCGCTACGCCCAACTGCTGGGCATGAACGGCGACATCGCGGACAACCTGTTTCTGCACGCACTGCGCAACAGTCTGATCGCCGCATCCGGGTCCGCATTCATCGCCCTGCTCACGGGCATTCCTGCGGCCTACGCCTTTTCGCGGCGCAACGGTCCCCGGGCCATCCTGTTCCTGATGCTGGCGACCTTCATGATGCCGCCCATCACCTACATCCTGCCCCTGTACACCATGTTCAGCGGACTGGGCATGCTCAACAGCCCGTTCACCCTGATCGCGGTCTACTGCACCATGGTGCTGCCCTTTGCCACATGGCTGATGAAAAGCAATCTGGACGTGCTGCCCGTGGAAGTGGAACACGCCGCCGTGGTGGAAGGCGCAGGCACCCTGCGCACCCTGTGGAGCGTTGTCCTGCCCATGGCCAAACCCGCGCTCGTGGCAACGGCCATGCTCTCCTTTCTGCTCGCATGGGACGAATTCTTCTATTCCCTGATCCTGAACAGCGATCTCCGGGGAAAAACCCTGCCCGTGGCCATTGCGGACTTTGCGGCAGGACGTGTTACCGACTATGGCCTGATCGCGGCCGTGGGCGTGCTGGCTTCCCTGCCGCCCACCCTGCTCGCCGTATTCTTCCAGAAACATCTCGTCCACGGCCTTGCTGCCGGGGGCGTCAAAGGTTGA
- a CDS encoding SIS domain-containing protein codes for MQNQNASLTGLQMLQDEMGRQHKDALSSFHLAEPIAVEIAASLKNTGRLMLLGMGASHWVNRIVEPAYRAAGIDATAQVISEYLRAPIAGKPMTQILTSQSGGSGEIIRYLDDTPDHTHFFGLTLDSNSPLAQRLPSLIGAGGVEKAFAATRSILISLALHAAVLEKLGLPQDQLLAALSNPVECDDAEAVELLAKSKCIIFSGRNLLQGVADAGSLCLMELGRIPTLSLEGGQFRHGPFEVLKPGIGVILLAPVEDESDSVKRLASECVAAGMRPVLFDLRGGEAPEGCVTISLPNRPGMGGAAEAVVAMQAALVKAAALMVPEVGTPLRSSKVTNGE; via the coding sequence ATGCAGAACCAGAACGCCAGCCTCACCGGGCTGCAAATGCTCCAAGATGAAATGGGTCGCCAGCACAAGGACGCCCTGAGTTCCTTTCACCTGGCCGAACCCATTGCCGTGGAAATCGCCGCAAGCCTGAAAAACACCGGACGACTCATGCTTCTGGGCATGGGCGCATCCCACTGGGTGAACCGCATCGTGGAACCCGCGTACCGCGCAGCAGGCATCGACGCCACGGCTCAGGTCATCTCCGAATATCTCCGGGCGCCCATTGCCGGAAAGCCCATGACCCAGATTCTGACCTCCCAGTCCGGCGGTTCCGGCGAGATCATCCGCTATCTGGACGACACCCCGGATCATACCCATTTCTTCGGCCTGACTCTGGATTCGAACAGCCCGCTGGCCCAGCGTCTGCCCAGCCTGATCGGCGCGGGTGGCGTGGAAAAGGCGTTCGCAGCCACGCGCAGCATTCTGATCTCCCTGGCCCTGCACGCTGCCGTGCTGGAAAAACTGGGTCTGCCTCAGGATCAACTTCTGGCCGCCCTGTCCAATCCCGTTGAATGCGACGATGCGGAAGCCGTGGAACTGCTCGCAAAAAGCAAGTGCATCATCTTTTCCGGCCGCAACCTGCTTCAGGGCGTGGCCGATGCCGGTTCCCTCTGTCTCATGGAGCTGGGCCGGATTCCCACCCTGTCCCTTGAAGGCGGCCAGTTCCGCCACGGTCCGTTCGAGGTGCTCAAGCCCGGCATCGGCGTAATTCTGCTCGCACCGGTGGAGGACGAATCCGACTCGGTCAAACGCCTTGCCTCGGAATGCGTGGCAGCAGGCATGCGTCCCGTGCTTTTCGACCTGCGCGGCGGCGAAGCTCCCGAAGGCTGCGTGACCATCTCCCTGCCGAATCGTCCCGGCATGGGCGGCGCGGCCGAGGCCGTGGTCGCCATGCAGGCAGCACTGGTCAAGGCTGCTGCCCTCATGGTTCCGGAAGTGGGAACGCCCCTGCGCTCCTCCAAGGTCACCAACGGCGAGTAG
- a CDS encoding carbohydrate kinase family protein — protein MDASQLLIIGNVNADLILGPMDKWPEEGTETVFSMSDLRPGGSAGNTALALKALDQPCRLISAVGSDHVGRWLQEEYGEAAEGWSFINGPTTVSIGIVHASGDRTFLTTPGHLEQFTTRHIMDALQGLPGKGGLAMLSGVFLSPDLADGYGELIDELLNRGYELAVDPGWPCYGWTQNLEDELLGWFGKCRHILINDKEATALSHEDTVEAAAATLGRQLPDDCIVVIKNGPDGALVHAEGRTFSVPAPRVKPFDTIGAGDCFNAGYLQALCSGEDLKAAVETGVLTASSAINTFPRTHPAMRDIKAMREARTAA, from the coding sequence GTGGACGCATCCCAACTGCTCATCATCGGCAACGTCAACGCGGACCTCATCCTCGGGCCCATGGACAAATGGCCCGAGGAAGGCACGGAAACCGTGTTCTCCATGAGCGACCTCAGGCCCGGCGGCTCCGCAGGCAACACGGCTCTGGCCCTCAAGGCGCTGGACCAGCCCTGCCGCCTGATCTCGGCAGTGGGCAGCGACCACGTGGGCCGCTGGCTTCAGGAGGAGTACGGCGAGGCCGCCGAAGGCTGGTCCTTCATCAACGGACCGACCACGGTTTCCATCGGCATTGTCCATGCCAGCGGGGACCGCACCTTTCTGACCACGCCCGGGCATCTGGAACAGTTCACCACGCGCCATATCATGGACGCGCTCCAGGGACTGCCCGGCAAGGGCGGACTGGCCATGCTGTCCGGCGTGTTCCTCAGCCCGGACCTTGCGGACGGCTACGGCGAACTCATCGACGAACTGCTGAACCGAGGCTACGAACTGGCGGTCGACCCGGGCTGGCCCTGCTACGGCTGGACCCAAAATCTGGAAGACGAACTGCTCGGCTGGTTCGGCAAATGCCGCCACATCCTGATCAACGACAAGGAAGCCACGGCCCTGAGCCACGAGGACACGGTGGAGGCAGCAGCCGCCACTCTGGGCCGACAGCTCCCGGACGACTGCATCGTGGTGATCAAGAACGGCCCAGACGGCGCGCTTGTTCATGCGGAAGGGCGGACCTTCTCGGTGCCCGCGCCCCGGGTGAAGCCCTTCGACACCATTGGCGCGGGCGACTGCTTCAATGCCGGATACCTTCAGGCCCTGTGCAGCGGCGAGGACCTGAAAGCAGCCGTGGAAACCGGTGTGCTGACCGCATCCAGTGCCATCAACACGTTTCCGCGCACCCATCCGGCCATGCGGGACATCAAGGCAATGAGGGAAGCCCGTACCGCGGCTTAA
- a CDS encoding ABC transporter ATP-binding protein: MADANKPILDIQSLGKSYGRTEVLKNIDVSMGDGEFLVLVGPSGSGKSTLLSCIAGLTDVTGGSIMIDGRDMTRVKPSERNIAMVFQSYALFPTMTVEGNITFGMRVRRVDKAEQARRVQRVAEMLKIDHLLDRKPAQLSGGQRQRVAMARALVRNPKLFLFDEPLSNLDAKLRVSMRSEIKRLHRTMNASIVYVTHDQIEAMTLATRIALLNNGILQQIGTPKELYNSPANTFVADFMGSPPMNLIPATVHAEQGGVRIAIERDNGDKVVLFDTTPPAALAGMNGKTVTFGIRPEAMIDATENVPAHFQTMTHTVDMVDPAGADTFAIMQLGGRDVTARLHGDSNLEPGGTHSFALDLTHVSYFDPESGLRIA; the protein is encoded by the coding sequence ATGGCGGATGCAAACAAACCGATTCTGGACATTCAGTCCCTCGGCAAATCCTACGGAAGGACCGAAGTTCTGAAAAACATCGACGTATCCATGGGGGACGGCGAATTCCTGGTGCTGGTCGGCCCCTCGGGGTCCGGCAAATCCACGCTGCTCTCCTGCATCGCGGGCCTGACCGACGTGACCGGCGGCAGCATCATGATCGACGGCAGGGACATGACCCGGGTCAAGCCCAGCGAGCGGAACATCGCCATGGTGTTCCAGTCCTACGCCCTGTTTCCGACCATGACCGTGGAAGGCAACATCACGTTCGGCATGCGCGTGCGCCGCGTGGACAAGGCGGAACAGGCCAGACGCGTGCAGCGCGTGGCCGAAATGCTCAAGATCGACCATCTGCTGGACCGCAAACCGGCCCAGCTTTCCGGCGGTCAGCGGCAGCGCGTGGCCATGGCCCGTGCTCTGGTGCGCAATCCCAAGCTCTTCCTGTTCGACGAACCGCTCTCCAATCTGGACGCCAAGCTGCGCGTGTCCATGCGCTCCGAGATCAAGCGGCTGCACCGGACCATGAACGCCTCCATCGTGTACGTGACCCACGACCAGATCGAGGCCATGACTCTGGCGACCCGCATCGCCCTGCTGAACAACGGCATTCTCCAGCAGATCGGCACGCCCAAGGAACTGTACAACTCACCCGCCAACACGTTTGTCGCGGATTTCATGGGTTCCCCGCCCATGAACCTGATCCCGGCCACCGTGCATGCGGAACAGGGCGGCGTTCGCATTGCCATCGAACGCGACAACGGCGACAAGGTCGTGCTGTTCGACACAACTCCGCCAGCCGCGCTTGCCGGCATGAACGGCAAGACCGTGACCTTCGGCATCCGGCCCGAAGCCATGATCGACGCGACCGAAAACGTTCCCGCCCACTTCCAGACCATGACGCACACCGTGGACATGGTGGACCCGGCCGGAGCCGACACGTTCGCCATCATGCAGCTCGGCGGCCGCGACGTCACGGCCCGGCTGCACGGCGACTCGAATCTGGAGCCCGGCGGCACGCACTCGTTCGCGCTCGACCTGACCCATGTTTCCTATTTCGATCCGGAGTCCGGGCTTCGGATCGCGTAG
- a CDS encoding sigma-54 interaction domain-containing protein: MKPAAVHDLFPNVDPGSIPFLPIFDQFDMGVVITDTVGTILYFNDVQARIDNLDPEAVIGKKVVDCYRVDDDDTPIMKCVNSGRAVDNFTCYYRTRLGKVVNSIHNVYPLRSCNALIGTICFVRDYSITRETFETISQPHASREIRTFNIPATPTRDHPDLGNGTRFSFKDIIGQSPEFVKAMESARVASASPSSIMIYGETGTGKELLAQSIHNESTRKDKPFTAINCAAIPEHLLEGILFGTAKGAFTGALDKQGLFEQADGGTLFLDEINSMSIGLQAKLLRVVQERKVRRIGSLRETRMDIRIISSVNEDPHLAAERGALRYDLLYRLGVLIIRIPPLRERMGDMEKLIQHFLHKYSALLDKTVNTISAEVMDLLHNHRWTGNVRELEHVIEGAVNLVRKGETIATRHLPDHIRETLSAPIQPSARPGTPATTTSASLNVVFPEKTHTPATAAPFDGKSLASIQADNESRTIREMLTFFQGNVSRAARELDLSPQLLNYKMKKYDIQRKDFLL, encoded by the coding sequence ATGAAGCCAGCAGCAGTTCACGATCTGTTTCCGAATGTCGACCCCGGTTCCATTCCCTTCCTTCCCATTTTCGACCAGTTCGACATGGGCGTGGTCATCACGGATACCGTGGGCACGATTCTCTACTTCAACGACGTGCAGGCGCGCATCGACAACCTCGACCCCGAAGCCGTTATCGGCAAGAAGGTCGTTGACTGCTACCGCGTGGATGACGACGACACTCCGATCATGAAATGCGTGAATTCGGGCCGCGCCGTGGACAACTTCACCTGCTACTACCGCACCCGGCTGGGAAAGGTGGTCAATTCCATACACAACGTGTATCCGCTGCGTTCCTGCAACGCCCTGATCGGCACGATCTGTTTCGTACGGGATTACAGCATCACCCGGGAAACCTTCGAAACCATTTCCCAACCCCATGCAAGCCGCGAAATACGGACTTTCAACATTCCGGCCACTCCGACCCGGGACCACCCCGACCTCGGAAACGGAACCCGTTTTTCCTTCAAGGACATCATCGGGCAGTCCCCGGAGTTCGTCAAAGCCATGGAATCGGCCCGCGTGGCGTCGGCTTCCCCCTCATCCATCATGATCTACGGCGAAACCGGCACCGGCAAGGAACTTCTGGCCCAGTCCATCCACAACGAAAGCACGCGCAAGGACAAACCCTTCACCGCCATCAACTGTGCCGCCATCCCGGAGCATCTGCTGGAGGGCATCCTGTTCGGAACAGCCAAGGGCGCGTTTACCGGCGCTCTGGACAAGCAGGGACTCTTCGAGCAGGCCGACGGCGGCACTCTCTTCCTTGACGAAATAAACTCCATGTCCATCGGCTTGCAGGCAAAACTGCTGCGCGTCGTTCAGGAGCGCAAGGTCCGGCGCATTGGTTCGCTCAGGGAAACCAGAATGGACATCCGAATCATCAGCTCGGTGAATGAAGACCCGCATCTGGCAGCGGAAAGAGGCGCGCTTCGCTATGACCTGCTGTACCGTCTGGGCGTGCTGATCATCCGGATTCCCCCTCTTCGGGAACGCATGGGTGACATGGAAAAGCTGATCCAGCATTTCCTGCACAAATACAGCGCGCTCCTCGACAAGACGGTCAACACCATCTCGGCCGAAGTCATGGACCTGCTCCACAATCACCGCTGGACCGGCAATGTCCGGGAACTGGAGCATGTCATCGAAGGCGCGGTCAATCTGGTCCGGAAGGGAGAGACCATTGCCACCCGGCATTTGCCGGATCACATCAGGGAAACGCTCTCGGCTCCGATCCAGCCCTCCGCCCGCCCGGGAACACCGGCAACCACCACCTCCGCCTCACTCAACGTCGTCTTTCCCGAGAAAACGCACACGCCTGCCACGGCAGCGCCCTTTGACGGGAAATCGCTGGCAAGCATTCAGGCAGACAACGAAAGCCGAACCATTCGGGAAATGCTGACCTTTTTTCAGGGCAATGTTTCCAGAGCAGCAAGAGAACTGGACCTTTCCCCACAGTTGCTCAATTACAAGATGAAGAAATACGACATCCAGCGAAAGGACTTCCTTTTGTAG
- a CDS encoding sugar phosphate isomerase/epimerase family protein yields the protein MTQLCSVYDEVIAALPLLEKTGIRLALENHTETFADEILWLINRINHPQVGACVDTVNSMGVLENPESAVKKLAPYAFSNHFCDHKLDRDQFGIRFHGVALGDGDIDCFKTYDIIRKESPTDRITFEIEWDMENDSLEVARDKQMDACIRSIKYARDVLKIGM from the coding sequence ATGACGCAGCTTTGCAGCGTCTACGACGAAGTGATCGCCGCACTGCCTCTGCTGGAAAAGACCGGCATCAGGCTCGCTCTGGAAAATCACACGGAAACATTCGCCGATGAAATCCTGTGGCTGATCAACAGGATCAACCATCCGCAGGTGGGAGCCTGCGTGGACACGGTCAATTCCATGGGCGTTCTGGAAAATCCCGAATCCGCAGTGAAGAAGCTGGCCCCCTATGCCTTCTCCAACCACTTCTGCGACCACAAGCTCGACCGCGACCAGTTCGGCATCCGCTTTCACGGCGTTGCCCTCGGCGATGGCGACATCGACTGCTTCAAGACCTACGACATCATAAGAAAGGAATCCCCGACCGATCGCATCACCTTCGAGATCGAATGGGACATGGAAAACGATTCCCTTGAAGTCGCCCGGGACAAGCAGATGGATGCATGCATCCGGAGCATCAAGTACGCCCGCGACGTTCTCAAGATCGGAATGTAA
- a CDS encoding AEC family transporter — protein sequence MIMVGSLALGLALNRFGLAGGRTREWLNHAVICVCLPALALLHVHALPVGPELLLPALMAWIVFAVGYAVFRLAGRVCTLSEKSVVCLALTAGLGNTSFVGLPMIEAFYGPEHLGTGMLCDLAGTFLVLSVPGMILAVRASGRAVGLGGVVRRVILFPPFPALLAGFALQPVAYPAWLETALSWLGAPLTPLAMIVVGLTLDWRQVRETGSALGIGLGYKLVAAPALMFLLYLVVPDQPGMAARVSVFEAAAGPMITGGIVAMRYGLNPGLAASLLGIGVPLCFATMPVWYWLISLY from the coding sequence ATGATCATGGTGGGAAGTCTGGCCTTGGGACTGGCTCTCAATCGATTCGGGCTTGCCGGGGGACGAACGCGGGAATGGCTGAATCACGCCGTGATCTGCGTGTGTCTGCCCGCGCTGGCTCTGCTGCATGTTCATGCCCTGCCAGTGGGACCGGAACTGCTGCTTCCGGCCCTGATGGCATGGATCGTCTTCGCTGTCGGGTATGCCGTGTTTCGATTGGCCGGGCGCGTGTGCACCCTGTCGGAAAAAAGCGTTGTCTGCCTGGCCCTCACTGCGGGGTTGGGCAACACCTCGTTTGTGGGATTGCCCATGATAGAGGCGTTCTACGGCCCGGAGCATCTGGGAACCGGCATGCTGTGCGATCTGGCCGGAACCTTTCTGGTGCTGTCCGTCCCCGGCATGATCCTTGCGGTTCGGGCTTCGGGCAGGGCTGTGGGACTGGGCGGAGTCGTGCGACGGGTGATTCTGTTTCCGCCGTTTCCGGCACTGCTCGCGGGGTTTGCCCTGCAACCCGTGGCGTATCCTGCGTGGTTGGAAACAGCCTTGTCATGGCTGGGCGCGCCATTGACTCCCCTGGCCATGATCGTTGTCGGATTGACGCTGGACTGGCGGCAGGTGCGGGAAACCGGAAGTGCGCTCGGCATTGGACTCGGATACAAGCTGGTCGCGGCTCCGGCCCTGATGTTCCTGCTGTATCTGGTCGTGCCGGATCAGCCGGGAATGGCCGCGCGCGTATCGGTGTTCGAGGCCGCGGCCGGGCCCATGATCACCGGAGGCATCGTGGCCATGCGCTACGGTCTGAATCCGGGACTGGCCGCGTCCCTGCTCGGGATCGGCGTGCCGCTCTGTTTCGCGACCATGCCTGTCTGGTATTGGCTCATCAGTCTGTACTGA
- a CDS encoding TIGR03905 family TSCPD domain-containing protein gives MKNLDLNMLSPFAANDDRETFTPKGVCSKLIRFAVEDGKVRNVAFTGGCDGNLKGIAKLVEGMDAEEVIEKLQGITCGKKATSCPDQFSIALREYLNNH, from the coding sequence ATGAAAAATCTTGATCTCAATATGCTTTCCCCGTTCGCAGCCAATGACGACCGCGAAACCTTCACTCCCAAGGGCGTCTGTTCGAAGTTGATCCGTTTTGCCGTGGAGGACGGCAAGGTCCGCAATGTCGCCTTTACCGGTGGGTGCGACGGCAATCTCAAGGGGATTGCCAAACTCGTCGAAGGCATGGACGCGGAAGAGGTCATTGAAAAGCTTCAGGGCATTACCTGCGGCAAGAAGGCCACCTCCTGCCCGGACCAGTTTTCCATTGCCCTGCGCGAATACCTGAACAATCATTAG